In the genome of Pristis pectinata isolate sPriPec2 chromosome 10, sPriPec2.1.pri, whole genome shotgun sequence, one region contains:
- the LOC127575185 gene encoding interleukin-22 receptor subunit alpha-2-like produces MGRFSIQLLVLLGFPHLVCSQVSGHIPEPQQVNFKSTDFYNVLQWQKGSHYSNNAVYIVQYKMYGERQWNNKTECWKIRRTYCDLTQETKHFMEPHFARVQAQTANGQSNWVMSERIIPFWETAVGPPRIKLIPQARSILVKLLIPRTPFRSKNGSWITLDKLYNDVEYLIEISSNLVDNRSELYTATGITLNIRNLKPKTTYCVRAQIKIPIFSKVSEYGGKKCVTTFQDIQ; encoded by the exons atgGGAAGATTCTCCATTCAGCTGCTGGTGTTATTGGGTTTCCCACATCTAGTTTGTTCACAAGTTTCTG GTCATATTCCAGAGCCACAGCAGGTGAACTTCAAGTCTACTGACTTCTACAATGTTTTACAATGGCAGAAAGGCAGCCACTATAGCAACAATGCAGTTTACATCGTGcaatacaaaat GTATGGAGAGAGACAATGGAATAATAAGACGGAGTGCTGGAAGATTAGGCGGACATACTGTGACCTCACACAAGAGACAAAACATTTCATGGAGCCACACTTCGCAAGAGTTCAAGCCCAAACAGCCAACGGCCAATCAAACTGGGTCATGAGTGAAAGGATTATACCCTTTTGGGAAA CTGCTGTTGGTCCGCCAAGGATTAAACTCATACCCCAGGCAAGATCAATATTGGTGAAACTGCTCATTCCACGAACACCTTTCAGAAGTAAAAATGGTTCCTGGATTACCTTGGATAAACTATATAATGATGTTGAATATCTAATAGAAATTTCAAGCAATCTGGTAGACAAT AGATCTGAATTGTACACAGCAACTGGTATCACCTTGAACATACGGAACCTGAAACCAAAAACAACTTACTGCGTGCGTGCCCAAATTAAGATTCCCATTTTCAGCAAAGTCAGTGAATATGGTGGAAAGAAATGTGTGACAACCTTTCAGG ATATCCAATAA